The Pseudomonadota bacterium genome includes the window CAGATGGAAGCCTGGCATGTTCTTTTCCAGCAGGAGGACAAGGCCAGTTATGTCGGTGCGCTACTCGCCAAATCACTTGAGCCCGTTAAGTCTCCCGCGACGGGATCTGTTTCCAAGTAATGTAAGAACGGCTTGTTTACGAAGAAAACAGAAGGGGCGCGATCTCCACCGCGCCCCAGCGCCGATCGGGAACTCCCCATCCACTTGCCGGATATTCTGTTGGCGGAAGCGGTGATTTTCAAGATCGATTTGACGGCTCCGGGCCGTCCGTCACGCCGCTTGCAAGCTACGCGGCAAGCGCCGCGCCGGGCTACGCCGTGCCAGCGTCAGGGCCGCCAGACTGCCTCCGCAAGCTCCGGCAGACTGGCTCCGTGGCTTCGTTCGAGCTCTGGCCCCTCCGCTACCGCCCGCGCTCCGCCACGGCGCCCTTCGCCCCGGAAAACGGGGCCAAGGGCTTGCGGCTCCGCAGCGGGCTACGCCGTGCCGGAATCGGGCACCGCCGGCTGCTGCGCAACCGGCTCTGCGGCTTCGGCCGGCCTGGTTTCCCTTCGTTGCCGCTTGCGCGGGGCCACTGGCAGGCTCGGCTGTCGCGCCCCCGCACGGCGCTGTGCTTTCCCGCCCCCAATTGTCTGCGGCTTCGGTAAAGGTTCGGTGCGGCCTGCCCAGCCAGCGTCGGTGGTCGGCAATGGAACATAATGCTGGATGGAGTCGGGGCTCCCTGAAAGCGGTCAGGCGCTGCGGTTCTCGTGGAGGGAGATCACCTTCGCGCCGGCCTTCAGCTTGTCGAGATAGTCCGCCCATGCCTGCATCATCTTGTGGCGCTCGGGCAGGTGCGCGGTGCGGTTGTAGGCGCGCCCGTTCGGGTCGCGCACGGCGTGGGCGAGCTGGTGCTCGATGTAGTCGGGCCGGAAACCAAGGACTTCATCCAGGATGGTGCGTGCCATGGCCCGGAAGCCGTGGCCGCTCATTTCGTCTTTACCGATGCCCATGCGGCGTAGCGCCGCCAGCACGGCATTGTCGCTCATGGGGCGCGATGCGCTGCGGGCACTGGGGAAGACGTAGCGTCCGCGTCCGGTCAGCGGTTGCAGCTCGCGCAGGATGGCCACGGCCTGCCGGGAGAGCGGCACGATATGCGGGGTGTTGGTCTTGGTGACGATGTAGCGCCATTCGGCGGCGTCCAGGTCGACGTCGGCCCATTCGGCCTTGCGCAGTTCGCCAGGGCGCACGAAGACCAGCGGGGCGAGGCGCAGGGCGCAACGCACGGGCAGCGTGCCTTCGTAGCCGTCGATGGCGCGCAGCACGGCGGCGATTTGGTCCGGCTCGGTAACGGCGGCGAAGTGCCGGCTTTTGACCGGCGGCAGGGCGCCGCGCAGATCGCCGGAGGGGTCGCGCTCGGCGCGCCCGGTGGCGACGGCATAGCGAAAGACCTGGCCGCAACAGCCGAGCACGCGATGCGCGGTTTCCAACGCGCCCCGTTCCTCGATCCGCCGCATCACTTGCAGAAGCTGCGGGGCGGTGATGTCGGCGACGGGTTTGCCGCTGAGCCAGGGGAACACGTTCAGCTCCAGCCGACGGATGATGGTCTCGGCGTGCTCGTCAGTCCAGGAGGGCAGGTGCTTGGCGTGCCATTCCCGCGCCACCACCTCGAAGCTGTTCGCCACCCGGTCTTCCTTCGCGGTCTTCTGCGCCCGGCGGTGCTCGCTGGGGTCGATGTCGGTGGCCAGCAGCTTGCGCGCTTCGTCGCGGCGCTCGCGGGCGTCCTTCAGGGAAACATCGGGGTACACGCCAAGCGACAGCCGCTTCTCCTTGCCCCCGGATGGAGAAACTTCCAGATAAAGCCCACCACCGTCGAACAGCTTGCGACTCTTCTCGGCGGGTTTGGCGTTGCGAACGGCGGTGTCGGTCAGCGGCACGGGGGCAACTCCCTGCGGGGGCAACTCACTTGCCCCTGGATGTCAACGAATCCTGTTGCCCCTTGTTGGACGACATGGAAAATAAAAAGCCCGCTGTTACGCGGGCTTTAGGACTTCGTTGGATGGTGCGGGATGTTGAATTGGTGGAGGCGGCGGGAATCGAACCCGCGTCCGCAAGCCCTACATCTTGGGATCTACATGTTTATTCCGTCTATTATTTTAACCGTTAGCTACCCGACGGCCAGGGAAGACTAACGGCGATCCCGGATAGGTTTTAACGGATCCAGGCCGGGCGCCCTTCACCGCGAGCTTGTGAGAGTCGACGCCTGAAATCTGAGCGCACAAGCACGGCCTCAGCCAGACGGCACCCTACTGGGTTTTAAGCAGCGAGTGCGTAGTTGTCGTCGTTGGCAACTATAAGGTTTGCAGCTGGATTTACGAGGTTCTCTGCCCCTCGACATGCACCCAAGGTTTCGCGGCCCCCGTCGAAGCCTTGTCGCCCCCTTGGTTCGTTAATTATGACCATTGTACGGTGAATATGTTCCGTGCCGCCAGCGCGGGTTCCGGCGGCCTTACCGATTCTTCATGATGCGGGCTTTCTCCCGCTGCCAGTCCCGGTCCTTTTCTGTGGCGCGTTTGTCGTGGGATTTTTTACCTTTGGCCAGCCCCACTTCGAGTTTGGCGAGCCCTTTGCGCCAGTAAAGTTTCAGGGGTACCAGTGCGTAGCCTTTACGTTCCACTGCGCCGGCCAGTCGGTCCAGTTGGTCGCGATGGATCAACAGCTTGCGCGTACGCTGCGGGTCGGCCATCACGTGGGTTGAGGCGGACGGCAACGGGGTGATATGACCGCCCAGCAGCCATGCCTCGCCCTCTTTGATGACCACGTAGGCGTCAACCAGTTGGGCACGACCGGCCCGCAGGGATTTGACTTCCCAGCCTTCCAGTACCAGCCCGGCTTCCAACGTATCTTCGATGAGAAAGTCGTGTCGCGCTTTTTTATTGACGGCGATGACGGAGCCGCCGCCTGTGGTCTTCGATTTGGACATGGCGCGGGATTATAGAGCATCGTCTCGGGCGCCGATACGGCTTGCGCCTTTGGGGGGGTGCTTGTGTCACTGCGGTAATTGGCCGAAAATCTCGCGACAAAGGCGTTTTGGAGCATCTTTCGCGTCGCTCGGCCGAATAATCAACACACATCGCTTTGCGCGAACGGTAGGGTAGGGACACCAAGCTATGATGAATCGAACCTCCATTCATGGACAGTGGTCCTCGCGTTTGACGTTTATCCTGGC containing:
- a CDS encoding integrase arm-type DNA-binding domain-containing protein, whose amino-acid sequence is MPLTDTAVRNAKPAEKSRKLFDGGGLYLEVSPSGGKEKRLSLGVYPDVSLKDARERRDEARKLLATDIDPSEHRRAQKTAKEDRVANSFEVVAREWHAKHLPSWTDEHAETIIRRLELNVFPWLSGKPVADITAPQLLQVMRRIEERGALETAHRVLGCCGQVFRYAVATGRAERDPSGDLRGALPPVKSRHFAAVTEPDQIAAVLRAIDGYEGTLPVRCALRLAPLVFVRPGELRKAEWADVDLDAAEWRYIVTKTNTPHIVPLSRQAVAILRELQPLTGRGRYVFPSARSASRPMSDNAVLAALRRMGIGKDEMSGHGFRAMARTILDEVLGFRPDYIEHQLAHAVRDPNGRAYNRTAHLPERHKMMQAWADYLDKLKAGAKVISLHENRSA
- the smpB gene encoding SsrA-binding protein SmpB encodes the protein MSKSKTTGGGSVIAVNKKARHDFLIEDTLEAGLVLEGWEVKSLRAGRAQLVDAYVVIKEGEAWLLGGHITPLPSASTHVMADPQRTRKLLIHRDQLDRLAGAVERKGYALVPLKLYWRKGLAKLEVGLAKGKKSHDKRATEKDRDWQREKARIMKNR